Proteins from a genomic interval of Pseudomonas versuta:
- a CDS encoding 23S rRNA (adenine(2030)-N(6))-methyltransferase RlmJ translates to MNYRHAFHAGNHADVFKHIVLTRLIALMSRKEQPFAYLDTHAGIGLYDLKGDQANRTGEYLEGIARLWGKKNLPAVTADYMQVLNKMNPDGELRYYPGSPELARCLTRSHDRVLLNEKHPEDGVLLKENMKGDRRVAVHLGEGWHVPRALLPVAEKRGLMLIDPPFEKLDEMKRCAESLKDAISRMRQTVVAIWYPIKDKRQLRRFYQDLAGSGAPKLLQVELFVHPLDTPNSLNGSGLAIANPPWGLEEELRELMPWLARNLGQTQGGFQMEWLIAE, encoded by the coding sequence ATGAACTATCGTCACGCCTTCCACGCCGGCAACCACGCCGACGTCTTTAAACACATTGTCTTGACCCGCCTCATCGCCCTGATGTCGCGTAAAGAGCAGCCTTTCGCCTACCTCGATACCCACGCCGGGATCGGCCTGTACGACCTCAAGGGTGATCAGGCCAATCGCACGGGCGAGTATCTGGAAGGCATTGCGCGGTTGTGGGGCAAGAAGAACTTGCCGGCGGTGACTGCCGATTACATGCAGGTGCTCAACAAAATGAACCCGGATGGCGAGTTGCGCTATTACCCGGGCTCGCCCGAGCTGGCGCGGTGTTTGACCCGCTCCCATGATCGCGTGCTGTTGAACGAGAAACACCCGGAAGACGGCGTGTTGCTCAAAGAGAACATGAAGGGCGATCGCCGGGTGGCGGTGCACCTGGGTGAGGGCTGGCATGTGCCGCGGGCTCTGCTTCCGGTAGCCGAGAAGCGCGGATTGATGTTGATCGACCCGCCGTTTGAAAAGCTCGATGAGATGAAGCGCTGTGCCGAATCGCTCAAAGATGCGATCAGCCGTATGCGTCAAACCGTTGTAGCGATCTGGTACCCGATCAAGGACAAGCGTCAGCTGCGTCGCTTCTATCAGGACCTGGCAGGTTCAGGTGCGCCTAAATTGCTGCAGGTGGAGTTGTTTGTTCATCCACTGGATACCCCGAACAGCCTCAATGGCTCAGGCCTGGCGATTGCCAATCCGCCCTGGGGTCTGGAAGAAGAGCTGCGCGAATTGATGCCGTGGCTGGCCAGGAACCTGGGGCAAACCCAGGGCGGCTTTCAGATGGAATGGTTGATCGCAGAGTAA
- a CDS encoding putative bifunctional diguanylate cyclase/phosphodiesterase, producing the protein MKSHPDTALRMAVEVVTQLPVPSRLGMLRFERLNEASWALLYLDPHCERQFGLPAAELCAFTGSPYASLMEPKARYHLHDAIELQLRTSSHYVVHYTLHTPQGALSLIELGEAYKQHNRHLLRGYLLVVESAVNSALPVVAPGAEPETQNSRLHLALELNQRAQQEQLQHLERVRAQQDLILLLARHRYSQHNSLQEAAELITRSACEIYQVDGASLWNLEGNQLLPISAYQRESQAFAELQVFDASAFPAYLEALHTSRSIDAQNANRDPRTRELMASPGRCKANAMLDASIRIDGQVVGVLCLEQTGKTRVWQADEIAFAGELADQFAQVISNHNRRTATNALHLFQRAVEQSANAFLLVNCMGVVEYVNPSFTAITQYSSDEVQGHKLSELPALENLSELLFDAHSSLSKGNSWQGEFKSRRKNLEPYWGQMSISKVYGDNRELTHYIGIYEDISESKLAQQRIERLAYTDNLTNLGNRPAFIRNLDQRFARNSTTQVCLLLVDIDNFKRINDSLGHQTGDKLLISLARRLRNSLNPGDNLARFASNEFAVLLDDTGLETGQKVASQLLMTLDKPMFVDNQLISVTGSVGVACSPLHGRDPQTLMRNAGLALHKAKANGKHQVQVFTEALNAEASYKLFVENNLRRALTQNELDVFYQPKLCLRSGRLLGMEALLRWNHPEKGMIRPDQFISVAEETGLIIPIGKWVARQACRMSKQLSGAGLGNLQVAINLSPKQFSDPDLVASIASILKEEQLPASLLELELTEGLLLEATDDTRLQLDQLKELGLTLAMDDFGTGYSSLSYLKKFPIDILKIDRSFIKDIPDNQNDMEITSAVIAMAHNLKLKVVAEGIETAAQLGFLRRHRCDVGQGYLFDRPIPGSELIAKLKRYPRGPLA; encoded by the coding sequence ATGAAAAGCCATCCTGATACTGCCCTGCGTATGGCAGTCGAGGTCGTGACCCAGCTACCCGTGCCTTCCCGGCTCGGCATGCTGCGTTTCGAACGGCTTAATGAAGCCAGCTGGGCACTGCTCTACCTGGACCCGCACTGCGAACGCCAGTTCGGCCTGCCAGCGGCAGAACTGTGCGCGTTCACCGGCTCACCCTATGCCAGCCTGATGGAGCCCAAGGCCCGCTATCACCTGCACGATGCGATTGAGCTGCAACTGCGTACCAGCTCCCACTACGTGGTGCATTACACCCTGCATACGCCTCAGGGAGCGCTGAGCCTCATCGAGCTGGGCGAGGCTTACAAACAACATAACCGGCACTTGCTGCGTGGCTATCTGCTGGTGGTTGAAAGCGCGGTGAACAGTGCGCTGCCTGTGGTTGCGCCCGGGGCCGAACCCGAAACCCAGAACAGTCGCCTGCACCTTGCCCTGGAGCTCAACCAGCGGGCCCAGCAGGAACAACTCCAGCACCTGGAGCGGGTGCGGGCCCAACAGGATTTGATCCTGCTGCTGGCCCGCCACCGGTACAGCCAGCACAATTCGCTCCAGGAAGCCGCAGAACTGATTACCCGCAGTGCCTGCGAGATTTATCAGGTCGACGGCGCCAGCCTCTGGAACCTTGAAGGCAACCAGCTGCTGCCGATTTCGGCCTATCAACGCGAAAGCCAGGCCTTTGCCGAGCTGCAAGTCTTCGACGCCAGTGCCTTTCCGGCCTACCTCGAAGCCCTGCACACCAGCCGTTCCATCGATGCCCAAAACGCCAACCGCGACCCGCGCACCCGCGAGCTGATGGCAAGCCCGGGGCGATGCAAGGCCAACGCCATGCTCGATGCCAGCATCCGCATCGACGGTCAGGTCGTCGGCGTGCTGTGCCTGGAACAGACCGGTAAAACCCGCGTCTGGCAGGCGGATGAGATCGCCTTTGCCGGAGAGCTGGCAGACCAGTTCGCCCAGGTCATCAGCAACCACAACCGGCGCACCGCCACCAACGCCCTGCACCTGTTCCAGCGGGCCGTCGAACAAAGCGCCAACGCCTTTTTACTGGTCAACTGCATGGGAGTGGTCGAGTACGTAAACCCCAGTTTCACCGCCATCACTCAGTACAGCTCCGACGAAGTACAGGGCCACAAGTTGTCTGAACTACCGGCCCTGGAGAACCTCAGCGAGCTGCTGTTTGATGCGCACTCAAGCCTGAGCAAAGGCAATAGCTGGCAAGGCGAATTCAAAAGCCGGCGCAAAAACCTGGAACCTTACTGGGGCCAGATGTCGATCTCCAAGGTGTATGGCGACAACCGTGAACTGACCCACTACATCGGCATTTACGAAGACATCAGCGAATCCAAACTAGCGCAGCAACGCATCGAGCGCCTGGCCTATACCGACAACCTGACCAATCTGGGCAACCGCCCGGCTTTCATCCGAAACCTCGATCAGCGCTTCGCCCGCAACAGCACCACCCAGGTCTGCCTGCTGCTGGTGGACATCGACAACTTCAAGCGCATCAATGACAGCCTCGGCCACCAGACCGGCGACAAATTGCTGATCAGTCTGGCCAGACGCCTGCGCAACAGCCTCAACCCCGGTGACAACCTGGCGCGTTTCGCCAGCAATGAATTCGCCGTGCTGCTCGACGACACGGGCCTGGAAACCGGACAGAAAGTCGCCAGCCAGCTGCTGATGACCCTCGACAAGCCGATGTTCGTCGACAATCAACTGATCAGCGTCACCGGTTCGGTCGGGGTCGCCTGCTCCCCGCTGCACGGGCGTGACCCGCAAACCCTGATGCGCAACGCCGGCCTGGCGCTGCACAAGGCCAAAGCCAACGGCAAGCATCAGGTGCAAGTGTTCACCGAAGCCCTGAATGCCGAAGCCAGCTACAAACTCTTCGTCGAAAACAATCTGCGTCGGGCCCTGACCCAAAATGAGCTCGACGTGTTCTACCAGCCCAAGCTCTGCCTGCGCAGCGGCCGCCTGCTGGGCATGGAAGCCCTGTTGCGCTGGAACCACCCTGAAAAAGGCATGATCCGCCCCGACCAGTTCATCAGCGTGGCCGAAGAAACCGGGTTGATCATTCCGATTGGTAAATGGGTCGCGCGCCAGGCCTGCCGTATGAGCAAGCAACTGTCCGGCGCAGGCCTGGGCAACCTGCAGGTGGCAATCAATTTGTCGCCCAAGCAGTTTTCCGACCCAGACCTGGTGGCCTCGATTGCCAGCATCCTCAAGGAGGAGCAGCTGCCCGCCTCGTTGCTGGAACTTGAACTGACCGAAGGCCTGCTGCTCGAAGCAACCGATGACACGCGCCTGCAACTCGATCAGCTCAAAGAACTCGGCCTGACCCTGGCCATGGACGATTTCGGCACCGGTTATTCATCGCTCAGCTACCTGAAAAAATTCCCGATCGACATTCTCAAAATCGATCGCAGCTTTATCAAGGACATCCCCGACAACCAGAACGACATGGAAATCACTTCTGCGGTGATCGCCATGGCCCACAACCTCAAACTCAAAGTGGTTGCCGAAGGCATCGAAACCGCTGCACAGTTGGGGTTCCTGCGCCGCCATCGTTGCGATGTGGGTCAGGGCTACCTGTTCGACCGCCCGATTCCCGGCAGCGAACTGATTGCAAAGCTCAAACGCTATCCGCGTGGCCCCCTGGCCTGA
- the msrA gene encoding peptide-methionine (S)-S-oxide reductase MsrA: MVLRSEILVNKNVLPTQEQALPGRETPMVLPQYHFVHKDTPLLGPFIGNVGFAIFGLGCFWGAERKFWQREGVVSTVVGYAGGYTPNPTYEEVCSGLTGHTEVVLVVYDQDKVSYGELLKMFWELHNPTQGMRQGNDIGTQYRSVIYCTTPEQLDEALASKAAFQTELTKAGLGTITTEIEEAPTVYFAEAYHQQYLAKNPEGYCGIGGTGVTCPI, translated from the coding sequence ATGGTCTTGCGCTCGGAAATCCTGGTGAATAAAAACGTGCTACCTACTCAAGAACAGGCCCTGCCGGGCCGTGAAACGCCCATGGTGTTGCCGCAATACCATTTCGTCCACAAAGACACCCCGCTGCTGGGCCCCTTTATCGGCAATGTCGGTTTTGCCATTTTCGGCCTGGGTTGTTTCTGGGGCGCTGAACGCAAGTTCTGGCAGCGTGAGGGCGTGGTCAGCACGGTCGTGGGCTACGCGGGCGGCTACACGCCGAACCCGACCTACGAGGAAGTCTGCTCCGGCCTGACAGGCCACACCGAAGTGGTTCTGGTGGTCTACGACCAGGACAAGGTCAGCTATGGCGAACTGTTGAAGATGTTCTGGGAACTGCACAACCCGACCCAGGGCATGCGCCAGGGCAACGACATCGGCACCCAGTACCGCTCGGTTATCTACTGCACCACGCCTGAACAGCTGGACGAGGCGCTGGCCAGCAAAGCCGCATTCCAGACCGAGCTGACCAAAGCCGGTCTGGGCACCATCACCACCGAAATCGAAGAAGCCCCGACGGTTTACTTCGCCGAGGCTTATCACCAGCAATACCTGGCGAAAAACCCGGAAGGCTACTGCGGTATCGGCGGCACCGGTGTGACCTGCCCGATTTGA
- the aceE gene encoding pyruvate dehydrogenase (acetyl-transferring), homodimeric type has product MQDLDPVETQEWLDALESVLDKEGEERAHYLMTRMGELATRTGSQLPYAITTPYRNTIPVTHEARMPGDLFMERRIRSLVRWNAMAMVMRTNLKDSDLGGHISSFASSATLYDIGFNYFFQAPTEEHGGDLIYFQGHTSPGVYARAFMEGRITEDQMNNFRQEVDGQGLSSYPHPWLMPDFWQFPTVSMGLGPIQAIYQARFMKYLEARGYIPAGKQKVWCFLGDGECDEPESLGAISLAGRENLDNLIFVINCNLQRLDGPVRGNGKIIQELEGVFRGAHWNVTKVIWGRFWDPLLAKDVDGILQRRMDEVIDGEYQNYKAKDGAFVREHFFNTPELKAMVADLSDDEIWKLNRGGHDPYKVYAAYHEAVNHKDQPTVILAKTIKGYGTGAGEAKNTAHNTKKVDVESLKLFRDRFDIPVKDDEIENLPFFKPEDGSAEARYLSERRTALGGFVPQRRAKSLSIPTPPLDTLKAILDGSGDREISTTMAFVRILAQLVKDKDIGQRIVPIIPDEARTFGMEGMFRQLGIYSAVGQLYEPVDKDQVMFYREDKKGQILEEGINEAGAMSSFIAAGTSYSNHNQPMLPFYIFYSMFGFQRIGDLAWAAGDSRTRGFLIGGTAGRTTLNGEGLQHEDGHSHILASTIPNCRTFDPTYGYELAVIIQDGMKKMTEEQQDVFYYITVMNESYQQPAMPAGVEEGIVKGMYLLEEDTKEAAHHVQLMGSGTILREVREAAKILREDFNIGADVWSVTSFNELRRDGLAVERSNRLHPGQKPKLSYVEECLTGRKGPVIASTDYMKLFAEQIRQWVPVKEFKVLGTDGFGRSDSRKKLRHFFEVDRHFVVLAALEALADRGDIEPKVVAEAIVKFGINPEKRNPLDC; this is encoded by the coding sequence ATGCAAGACCTCGATCCCGTCGAAACCCAGGAATGGCTGGACGCCCTGGAATCGGTTCTCGACAAAGAAGGCGAAGAACGCGCTCACTACCTGATGACCCGTATGGGTGAGCTCGCTACACGCACCGGTTCGCAACTGCCGTACGCCATCACCACGCCATACCGCAACACGATTCCTGTTACCCACGAAGCACGCATGCCTGGCGACCTGTTCATGGAACGCCGCATTCGCTCGCTGGTACGCTGGAACGCGATGGCGATGGTTATGCGCACGAACTTGAAAGATTCTGACCTGGGCGGTCACATCTCCAGTTTCGCTTCCAGCGCAACGCTGTATGACATCGGCTTCAACTACTTCTTCCAGGCGCCGACCGAAGAACATGGCGGCGACCTGATCTACTTCCAGGGTCACACCTCGCCAGGCGTTTACGCCCGTGCGTTCATGGAAGGCCGCATCACCGAAGACCAAATGAACAACTTCCGCCAGGAAGTCGACGGTCAGGGCCTGTCGTCCTACCCGCACCCTTGGCTGATGCCTGACTTCTGGCAGTTCCCGACTGTATCCATGGGCCTTGGCCCGATCCAGGCGATCTACCAGGCACGCTTCATGAAGTACCTGGAAGCCCGTGGCTACATTCCTGCCGGCAAGCAAAAAGTCTGGTGTTTCCTGGGCGACGGCGAGTGTGACGAGCCGGAATCCCTGGGCGCCATCTCCCTGGCAGGCCGCGAAAACCTCGACAACCTGATCTTCGTCATCAACTGCAACCTGCAGCGCCTTGATGGCCCGGTTCGCGGTAACGGCAAGATCATCCAGGAACTCGAAGGCGTGTTCCGCGGCGCTCACTGGAACGTGACCAAAGTCATCTGGGGCCGTTTCTGGGACCCACTGCTGGCCAAGGACGTCGACGGTATCCTGCAACGTCGCATGGACGAAGTCATCGACGGCGAATACCAGAACTACAAAGCCAAAGACGGCGCGTTCGTGCGTGAGCACTTCTTCAACACGCCAGAACTCAAGGCAATGGTTGCCGATCTGTCCGACGACGAGATCTGGAAGCTCAACCGTGGCGGCCACGACCCGTACAAGGTCTACGCGGCGTACCACGAAGCGGTCAATCACAAAGACCAGCCAACCGTCATCCTGGCCAAGACCATCAAAGGTTATGGCACCGGTGCCGGCGAAGCGAAAAACACTGCGCACAACACCAAGAAAGTTGATGTTGAAAGCCTGAAGCTGTTCCGCGACCGTTTCGACATTCCGGTCAAAGACGACGAAATCGAAAACCTGCCGTTCTTCAAGCCGGAAGACGGCAGCGCCGAAGCCCGTTACCTGAGCGAGCGTCGCACTGCACTGGGCGGCTTCGTCCCTCAGCGCCGCGCCAAGAGCCTGAGCATCCCCACCCCGCCACTGGACACGCTAAAGGCCATCCTTGACGGTTCCGGCGACCGTGAAATTTCCACCACCATGGCTTTCGTGCGCATCCTGGCGCAGTTGGTGAAGGACAAGGACATCGGTCAGCGCATCGTTCCGATCATCCCGGACGAAGCACGCACCTTCGGTATGGAAGGCATGTTCCGCCAGCTGGGCATCTACTCGGCCGTCGGCCAGCTCTACGAGCCGGTTGATAAAGACCAGGTGATGTTCTACCGCGAAGACAAAAAAGGTCAGATTCTCGAAGAAGGCATCAACGAAGCAGGCGCCATGAGCTCCTTCATCGCCGCCGGTACATCGTACTCCAACCACAACCAGCCAATGCTGCCGTTCTACATCTTCTACTCGATGTTCGGCTTCCAGCGCATTGGCGACCTGGCCTGGGCTGCCGGCGACAGCCGCACCCGTGGCTTCCTGATCGGCGGCACCGCCGGGCGTACCACGCTCAACGGTGAAGGCCTGCAGCACGAAGACGGTCACAGCCATATCCTGGCCAGCACCATCCCGAACTGCCGCACCTTTGATCCGACCTACGGCTATGAGCTGGCGGTGATCATTCAGGACGGCATGAAGAAGATGACCGAAGAGCAACAGGACGTCTTCTACTACATCACCGTGATGAACGAGTCGTACCAGCAGCCAGCCATGCCGGCCGGTGTTGAGGAAGGCATCGTCAAGGGCATGTACCTGCTTGAAGAAGACACCAAGGAAGCGGCTCACCACGTTCAGCTGATGGGCTCCGGCACCATCCTGCGCGAAGTACGTGAAGCGGCGAAAATCCTGCGTGAAGACTTCAACATCGGTGCTGACGTATGGAGCGTTACCAGCTTCAACGAACTGCGTCGCGACGGCCTGGCCGTTGAGCGCAGCAACCGTCTGCACCCGGGCCAGAAGCCCAAGCTGAGCTACGTTGAAGAGTGCCTGACTGGCCGTAAGGGTCCGGTCATTGCCTCTACCGACTACATGAAGCTGTTCGCCGAGCAGATTCGTCAGTGGGTACCGGTCAAGGAATTCAAAGTGCTGGGCACTGACGGTTTCGGCCGCAGCGACAGCCGCAAGAAACTGCGTCACTTCTTTGAAGTAGACCGTCACTTCGTGGTGTTGGCAGCCCTTGAAGCACTGGCTGACCGTGGCGATATCGAACCCAAGGTGGTGGCTGAAGCCATCGTCAAGTTCGGCATCAACCCGGAAAAACGCAACCCACTGGACTGCTGA
- the putP gene encoding sodium/proline symporter PutP produces the protein MIVSNPTLITFVIYIAAMVLIGFMAYRSTNNLSDYILGGRSLGSVVTALSAGASDMSGWLLMGLPGAIYMSGLSESWIAIGLVTGAYLNWLFVAGRLRVQTEHNGDALTLPDYFSSRFEDNSGLLRIISAIVILVFFTIYCASGIVAGARLFESTFGMSYETALWAGAAATIAYTFVGGFLAVSWTDTVQATLMIFALILTPIIVLLATGGVDTTFLAIEAKDPSNFDMLKGTSFIGIISLMGWGLGYFGQPHILARFMAADSVKSIAKARRISMTWMILCLAGTVAVGFFGIAYFSAHPEVAGPVNENPERVFIELAKLLFNPWIAGVLLSAILAAVMSTLSCQLLVCSSALTEDFYKSFLRKNASQKELVWVGRLMVLAVALIAIALAANPENRVLGLVSYAWAGFGAAFGPVVLISVLWKGMTRNGALAGILVGAVTVIVWKHFSLFGLYEIIPGFIFASIAILAVSAMGQGPSKKMLERFDAAEKDFLQNS, from the coding sequence ATGATCGTTAGTAATCCAACCCTGATCACGTTCGTGATCTATATCGCGGCAATGGTGTTGATCGGCTTTATGGCCTATCGCTCCACCAACAACCTTTCTGACTATATTCTCGGTGGCCGTAGCCTGGGCAGCGTAGTAACGGCACTGTCCGCTGGCGCCTCCGACATGAGCGGCTGGTTGTTGATGGGTTTGCCGGGTGCGATTTACATGTCCGGCCTGTCGGAAAGCTGGATCGCTATCGGTCTGGTAACCGGTGCTTACCTAAACTGGCTGTTTGTTGCCGGTCGCCTGCGGGTACAGACCGAGCACAACGGTGATGCACTAACCCTGCCGGATTACTTCTCCAGCCGTTTTGAAGACAACAGCGGGCTGCTGCGGATCATCTCGGCGATCGTGATCCTGGTGTTCTTCACTATCTATTGCGCCTCCGGCATCGTGGCCGGTGCCCGTCTGTTTGAAAGCACCTTCGGCATGTCTTACGAGACTGCACTGTGGGCAGGCGCTGCAGCGACCATTGCTTACACGTTCGTGGGCGGCTTTCTGGCTGTCAGCTGGACCGATACCGTCCAGGCAACTTTGATGATCTTCGCGCTGATCCTGACGCCGATCATCGTGCTGCTGGCCACCGGCGGCGTAGATACCACCTTCCTGGCGATTGAAGCCAAAGACCCAAGCAACTTCGACATGCTCAAGGGCACTTCTTTCATCGGCATCATCTCGCTGATGGGCTGGGGTCTGGGTTACTTCGGTCAGCCGCACATTCTGGCGCGTTTCATGGCTGCCGATTCGGTCAAGTCGATCGCCAAGGCGCGTCGCATCTCCATGACCTGGATGATCCTGTGTCTGGCCGGTACCGTAGCCGTGGGCTTCTTCGGTATTGCTTACTTCTCGGCGCACCCGGAAGTGGCAGGCCCGGTCAATGAAAACCCTGAGCGTGTGTTCATCGAGCTGGCCAAGCTGTTGTTCAACCCGTGGATTGCCGGTGTACTGCTGTCGGCCATTCTGGCTGCCGTGATGAGTACCCTGAGCTGCCAGTTGCTGGTGTGTTCCAGCGCCCTGACTGAGGACTTCTACAAATCTTTCCTGCGTAAAAATGCGTCCCAGAAAGAATTGGTATGGGTCGGTCGTCTGATGGTGCTGGCCGTTGCACTGATTGCTATCGCGCTGGCCGCTAACCCCGAGAACCGTGTTCTGGGCCTGGTGAGCTACGCATGGGCAGGCTTCGGTGCTGCTTTCGGTCCAGTGGTACTGATCTCGGTACTGTGGAAAGGCATGACCCGCAACGGCGCGCTGGCCGGTATTCTGGTCGGTGCCGTTACCGTGATTGTGTGGAAACACTTCTCGCTGTTCGGGCTGTACGAAATCATCCCGGGCTTCATCTTCGCCAGCATTGCCATTCTGGCAGTCAGCGCCATGGGCCAGGGCCCTAGCAAGAAGATGCTCGAGCGCTTCGACGCTGCCGAGAAAGACTTCCTGCAGAACAGCTAA
- the aceF gene encoding dihydrolipoyllysine-residue acetyltransferase, with translation MSELIRVPDIGSGDGEVIELFVKVGDRIEADQSILTLESDKASMEIPAPKAGVVKSLKVKLGDRLKEGDELLELEVEGGAAAPEAPAPAAPAAAAEKPAAAPVAEAPAAPAAAPAQSTVQDIHVPDIGSSGKAKIIEILVKAGDTVEADQSLITLESDKASMEIPSPAAGVVESISVKLDDEVGTGDFILKLKVAGAAAPAAPAQAPAPAAATAEAPVAAPAAAPATKATAPAPAAAPAPSGAKVHAGPAVRQLAREFGVELNAVSPSGPHGRVIKEDVQAYVKAMMQKAKEAPAAGATGGAGIPPIPVVDFSRFGEVEEVAMTRLMQIGASSLHRSWLNIPHVTQFDQADITELEAFRVAQKAVAEKAGVKLTVLPLLLKSCAHLLKEMPDFNSSLAPSGKAIIRKKYVNIGFAVDTPDGLLVPVIKNVDQKSLLQLAAEAAALAAKARDKKLTADDMQGACFTISSLGHIGGTGFTPIVNAPEVAILGVSKATIQPVWDGKAFQPKLMLPLSLSYDHRVINGAAAARFTKRLSDLLGDIRTILL, from the coding sequence GTGAGCGAACTCATTCGAGTACCTGACATCGGCAGCGGTGACGGCGAAGTCATCGAACTGTTTGTAAAAGTCGGCGACCGTATCGAAGCCGACCAGAGCATCCTGACCCTGGAGTCGGACAAGGCGAGCATGGAAATCCCTGCTCCCAAGGCCGGCGTGGTCAAGAGCCTGAAGGTCAAGCTGGGCGACCGCCTGAAAGAAGGCGACGAACTGCTGGAGCTGGAAGTTGAAGGTGGCGCTGCTGCACCTGAAGCACCAGCCCCTGCGGCGCCTGCTGCCGCCGCTGAAAAGCCGGCCGCCGCCCCTGTTGCCGAGGCCCCTGCGGCCCCGGCTGCAGCACCTGCACAATCCACCGTCCAGGACATTCACGTCCCGGACATCGGTTCGTCGGGCAAAGCCAAAATCATCGAGATCCTGGTCAAGGCCGGCGATACCGTTGAGGCTGATCAATCGCTGATCACCCTCGAATCCGACAAAGCCAGCATGGAAATTCCATCGCCGGCCGCCGGTGTGGTTGAAAGCATTTCGGTCAAGCTGGACGACGAAGTCGGCACTGGCGACTTCATCCTCAAGCTCAAGGTAGCGGGCGCCGCTGCGCCAGCTGCACCGGCTCAGGCGCCAGCACCTGCTGCGGCCACAGCTGAAGCGCCAGTGGCTGCTCCTGCAGCTGCACCGGCTACCAAAGCCACGGCACCTGCCCCGGCCGCCGCACCTGCGCCAAGCGGTGCCAAAGTTCACGCCGGCCCGGCCGTGCGTCAACTGGCCCGCGAGTTCGGCGTCGAGCTGAACGCGGTCAGCCCGAGCGGCCCGCACGGTCGTGTGATCAAGGAAGACGTGCAGGCTTACGTCAAAGCCATGATGCAGAAGGCCAAGGAAGCTCCAGCAGCCGGCGCAACCGGCGGCGCGGGCATTCCTCCGATCCCTGTAGTGGACTTCAGCCGCTTCGGCGAAGTTGAAGAAGTGGCCATGACCCGCCTGATGCAAATCGGCGCGTCGAGCCTGCACCGCAGCTGGCTGAACATCCCGCACGTGACTCAGTTCGACCAGGCTGACATCACCGAGCTGGAAGCCTTCCGCGTCGCGCAAAAAGCCGTCGCAGAAAAAGCTGGCGTGAAGCTGACCGTACTGCCTCTGCTGCTCAAGTCCTGCGCCCACCTGCTCAAGGAAATGCCGGACTTCAACAGCTCGCTGGCGCCAAGCGGCAAAGCGATCATCCGCAAGAAGTACGTCAACATCGGCTTTGCCGTAGACACCCCGGATGGCCTGCTGGTCCCTGTGATCAAAAACGTCGACCAGAAAAGCCTGCTGCAACTTGCCGCGGAGGCCGCTGCACTGGCTGCCAAAGCCCGTGACAAGAAGCTCACTGCCGACGACATGCAGGGCGCCTGCTTCACCATTTCCAGCCTCGGGCACATCGGCGGCACCGGCTTCACGCCGATCGTCAATGCACCGGAAGTGGCGATCCTCGGCGTTTCCAAGGCAACCATCCAGCCAGTCTGGGACGGCAAAGCCTTCCAGCCGAAACTGATGCTGCCTCTGTCGCTGTCCTACGATCACCGCGTGATCAACGGCGCGGCGGCTGCACGCTTCACCAAGCGCCTGAGCGACTTGCTGGGCGACATCCGCACTATCCTGTTGTAA